In uncultured Draconibacterium sp., one genomic interval encodes:
- a CDS encoding SusC/RagA family TonB-linked outer membrane protein, with amino-acid sequence MRKIFLILGMCFALLGSAYAQQTVTGTVTGDDGLGIPGVSIVEAGTSNGTITDIDGVYTISVADDASIVFSFVGMQTVQEAVNGRSTIDVTMAESQIGLEEVVVTALGISKEKKSLGYAVTEVGGDDISVVKDHNPANSLVGKVAGVVVTQGSGSPGSGSRVIIRGNNSITGNNQPLIVVDGVPIDATGSNSGGSVYNSTVTGGGITDINPDDIESISVLKGPNAAALYGSRAGNGVLLITTKKGTKGKGLGISVNSNITFDNPMLLPDYQNEYGQGSQGNVPGNVEDLKNSTGSWGQRLDGSSQMYYTGEERPYSAMPNNVEDFFRTGAKYINSIAIAGAGESHSIRFSYTNNKTESMIPNSDLRSHNFNLRGVVDLNDKLTLDAKATYFWQELNNAANQGSEGILAYVYDMPRNVDIEDLKTYQNPEESLNSISYGALGANPYWMLYNDMRNDRRERILGFSKLNYEIAPWLSAFARVGTDVTIMKSESVNQPGHHFYTSGRLTFSNTRVTETNADFLLMFNKDLTPDLNLSVNAGGNHSYRTYEYQSIYGEDFKIPSRATVANTVTQTPSYTPLREKKVNSLYFQASLSYRDFAYLDVTGRNDWSSTLPQDNRSYFYPSITGSLLLQDFIDPNAEVFNLLKVRSSWANVGNDTSPYQLYSYYNLANDGYLGLTQLSRPSTKPNEELLPENIASFEIGLEGSMLNNRMFFDFSWYNIKTTDQIFNVPVPSSTGYDYFLENIGETTNKGVELLVGGIPVKTGDFSWETSFNFSKNNNELVELTEDLDSYVFNESNSGNIRLQATVGGGYGDLYGTTWRTNDAGQIVVDANGRPQASTDKVYLGNSQPDWTAGFTNTFTYKDVSLRFLIDARVGGKIYSQTNAALVSSGVVEETLQYREEGILVDGVVLQEDGSYLQNTTEISAQDYWSSVSGIASEYLFDQTNVRLRELVLSYKVPQSLIGNTFIQGATVGLVGRNLFFIYKDIPHVDPESSLGTGNNGQGILSYNLPTARSIGFNVNIKF; translated from the coding sequence ATGCGAAAGATTTTTTTGATTTTAGGAATGTGCTTTGCATTACTAGGTAGTGCTTACGCGCAGCAAACGGTGACAGGAACAGTTACCGGCGACGATGGCCTCGGGATTCCCGGAGTCTCAATAGTTGAAGCGGGAACATCAAATGGAACCATCACCGATATCGATGGTGTGTATACCATTTCAGTTGCCGACGATGCATCAATCGTTTTTTCTTTTGTGGGAATGCAAACCGTGCAGGAAGCTGTTAACGGGCGCTCAACCATTGATGTAACAATGGCCGAAAGCCAAATTGGTTTGGAAGAAGTTGTTGTAACAGCTTTGGGTATTTCCAAAGAAAAGAAATCGTTGGGTTATGCCGTAACCGAAGTTGGTGGCGACGACATTTCTGTTGTTAAAGACCATAACCCTGCAAACTCATTAGTGGGTAAAGTTGCCGGTGTTGTTGTAACACAAGGTTCAGGTAGCCCGGGTAGTGGTTCGCGTGTAATCATCAGGGGTAACAACTCGATTACAGGTAACAACCAGCCATTAATTGTTGTTGATGGTGTACCTATTGATGCAACCGGATCGAACAGTGGTGGTAGCGTTTATAACAGTACGGTAACCGGAGGTGGAATCACCGATATCAACCCTGACGACATTGAGTCTATCTCGGTACTGAAAGGACCAAACGCTGCGGCATTGTATGGTTCGCGTGCAGGTAACGGTGTACTTTTAATTACTACTAAAAAGGGTACAAAAGGAAAAGGTTTGGGAATCTCTGTAAACTCGAACATTACCTTCGACAATCCAATGTTACTTCCCGACTATCAGAACGAGTACGGACAGGGTAGTCAGGGTAACGTACCCGGTAATGTTGAGGATTTGAAAAACTCAACCGGCTCTTGGGGACAACGACTTGACGGCAGCAGCCAAATGTATTACACCGGCGAAGAAAGACCATATTCGGCGATGCCAAATAATGTTGAAGATTTCTTCCGGACAGGTGCAAAATACATTAATTCGATCGCAATTGCCGGTGCCGGCGAGAGTCATTCAATTCGTTTCTCTTACACCAATAACAAAACGGAGTCGATGATCCCGAATTCGGATTTAAGAAGCCACAACTTTAACTTGCGTGGAGTCGTTGATTTAAATGATAAATTAACGCTTGATGCTAAGGCAACTTATTTCTGGCAAGAACTTAACAATGCAGCAAATCAGGGATCGGAAGGTATTTTGGCTTATGTATACGATATGCCTCGTAACGTTGATATTGAAGATCTGAAAACCTATCAAAATCCTGAAGAGTCGTTGAACTCTATCTCATACGGTGCATTGGGCGCCAATCCATACTGGATGCTGTATAACGATATGAGAAATGACAGAAGAGAACGTATTCTCGGATTTAGTAAATTAAACTACGAGATCGCTCCATGGTTATCGGCTTTTGCAAGAGTAGGTACCGATGTAACGATCATGAAATCAGAATCTGTTAATCAGCCGGGTCACCACTTTTATACAAGTGGCCGTTTAACATTCAGCAATACACGGGTAACGGAAACAAATGCCGACTTCCTGCTGATGTTTAACAAAGATCTTACTCCTGATTTAAATCTTTCGGTAAATGCCGGTGGTAACCACTCGTATCGTACTTACGAATACCAAAGTATTTATGGTGAGGATTTTAAAATTCCGAGTCGTGCAACAGTTGCCAATACTGTAACACAAACGCCGTCGTACACTCCATTAAGAGAAAAGAAAGTAAATTCTCTTTATTTCCAGGCTTCATTATCGTACCGCGACTTTGCTTACCTGGATGTAACAGGACGTAACGATTGGTCTTCGACTTTACCACAAGACAACCGCTCGTATTTCTATCCATCCATAACAGGTTCGTTATTGCTGCAAGATTTTATCGATCCGAATGCAGAAGTATTTAACTTATTGAAAGTTCGTTCGAGCTGGGCAAATGTTGGTAACGACACCAGCCCATATCAGTTGTATTCGTACTACAATCTGGCAAACGACGGTTACCTTGGATTAACTCAGTTGTCGCGTCCTTCTACAAAACCAAATGAGGAATTATTACCTGAGAATATTGCTTCGTTCGAAATTGGTTTGGAAGGTAGCATGTTGAATAACCGCATGTTCTTCGACTTCTCTTGGTATAATATCAAAACTACTGACCAGATTTTCAATGTACCGGTTCCTTCATCAACAGGATATGATTATTTCCTTGAAAACATTGGTGAAACAACCAATAAAGGTGTTGAATTGTTGGTAGGAGGTATTCCTGTAAAAACAGGTGATTTTAGCTGGGAAACAAGTTTCAACTTCTCTAAAAACAACAACGAACTGGTAGAGTTAACTGAAGATCTTGACAGCTATGTGTTCAATGAGTCAAACTCGGGCAACATTCGTTTACAGGCAACAGTTGGCGGAGGTTATGGTGATTTATACGGAACAACCTGGAGAACTAATGATGCCGGACAGATTGTGGTAGATGCCAACGGTCGTCCGCAGGCTTCAACCGATAAAGTTTATCTTGGTAACTCGCAGCCCGACTGGACTGCCGGTTTTACCAATACATTTACTTATAAGGATGTTTCATTGCGCTTCCTGATCGACGCACGTGTTGGTGGTAAAATTTACTCACAAACCAATGCTGCACTGGTAAGTAGTGGTGTGGTAGAAGAAACACTTCAATACCGCGAAGAAGGTATTCTTGTTGACGGTGTTGTTCTTCAGGAAGATGGTTCATACCTTCAAAACACAACTGAAATTAGTGCCCAGGATTACTGGTCGTCGGTTTCAGGAATTGCTTCAGAATATTTATTCGATCAAACCAACGTTCGTTTACGCGAATTGGTACTGTCGTACAAAGTGCCACAGTCGTTAATCGGAAATACCTTTATTCAGGGGGCTACTGTAGGTTTGGTTGGACGTAACTTGTTCTTTATTTACAAGGACATTCCACATGTTGATCCGGAATCGAGCCTGGGAACAGGTAACAACGGACAGGGTATTTTGTCGTACAACTTACCAACTGCAAGAAGTATCGGATTTAACGTAAACATTAAATTTTAA
- a CDS encoding ROK family transcriptional regulator has protein sequence MILLENIKGKKLTGNALKNYRRKKKILSLLYQNDTLSATFLSKEIGVSLPTAISLLKDLGECKLVEVRGSGESKGGRRPTLFGLKSDSIFVISCELGRFSGKIGVYNSHNELVAPITVVETSIDDDNLVDKLYAEARHILEVNNIDYSRVFAVGTAMPGLVDSINGINYTIKKEAYRNVVERLSMKFGKMVYINNDARMEAYGEFIFGTAKDHNDAVIINWNWGLGIGLILGGKLYNGSTGFAGELSHTKYEEDGDLCVCGKRGCLETVVSASVLIKRAKDAIAEGKISQLTNRFQHKIEELRPEDVIEAAKLGDELAITLLSEIGQALGKALSNTIQLLNPDIIVIGGIVSRANQYILTPIQQAINQHCLEQISGNIEIVISNNWEQSGLLGITAKLFQKLFSDMYK, from the coding sequence ATGATCCTTCTTGAAAATATAAAAGGTAAGAAACTTACCGGTAATGCTTTAAAGAATTATCGCCGGAAAAAGAAGATTTTAAGTCTTTTATATCAAAACGACACACTTTCAGCAACTTTTCTTTCCAAAGAAATAGGAGTAAGTTTACCCACGGCCATATCTTTATTAAAAGATCTTGGCGAGTGTAAGCTGGTCGAGGTGCGTGGAAGCGGTGAGTCGAAAGGCGGACGACGCCCTACTTTATTTGGCCTAAAGAGCGACAGCATTTTTGTTATTTCGTGCGAGTTAGGGCGGTTTAGTGGAAAAATTGGTGTTTATAATTCGCATAACGAGCTGGTTGCCCCAATTACCGTTGTTGAAACATCAATTGATGATGACAACCTGGTAGATAAGCTGTATGCCGAAGCCCGCCACATACTGGAAGTGAATAACATTGATTACAGCCGCGTATTTGCAGTAGGAACGGCTATGCCCGGTTTGGTTGATTCGATTAATGGAATAAACTACACCATTAAAAAAGAGGCATACAGAAATGTTGTTGAACGCTTAAGTATGAAATTCGGCAAGATGGTGTACATCAATAACGATGCACGAATGGAAGCTTACGGCGAGTTTATTTTTGGCACCGCAAAAGACCATAACGATGCCGTTATTATAAACTGGAACTGGGGTTTGGGTATCGGGCTTATTCTTGGAGGTAAATTGTATAACGGCTCAACCGGTTTTGCCGGGGAACTTTCGCACACCAAATACGAAGAAGACGGCGATTTGTGTGTGTGCGGGAAACGAGGTTGTTTAGAGACGGTGGTTTCGGCAAGTGTACTTATTAAACGCGCTAAAGATGCCATCGCAGAGGGAAAGATATCGCAATTAACCAACAGATTTCAACATAAAATTGAAGAACTACGACCCGAAGATGTAATCGAGGCAGCTAAGCTGGGCGATGAACTGGCCATAACACTTTTAAGCGAAATTGGTCAGGCTTTGGGGAAAGCACTATCAAATACTATTCAGTTACTAAATCCTGATATAATTGTTATAGGAGGAATTGTATCGCGTGCCAACCAATACATTCTTACACCTATTCAGCAAGCAATTAATCAGCACTGTTTAGAGCAAATATCTGGTAATATTGAAATTGTTATTTCCAATAACTGGGAACAATCCGGTTTATTGGGAATTACAGCAAAACTTTTTCAAAAATTATTCAGCGATATGTATAAATAA
- a CDS encoding MBOAT family O-acyltransferase, with product MDLLQQIELKELLRNIFLYDKTAPLIFTRFFFWAFFAFVLAGYSLVYKNKNRSVRAGYLFLVSLFFYYKSSGFFFFILLFSTLTDFFIGKGIYKSKSDLTRKLLIAASVVINLTLLAYFKYAYFFIDSVNLMLGTDLHVINHLALWANEATGTHFEVNQILLPVGISFFTFQTISYSVDVYRGETKPVNNLIDFGFYVSFFPQLVAGPIVRASGFVKQIYEDYRLSKEEFGWAIFIILKGLIKKIFIGDYIAVNFVDRVFSDPVTHSGFENLMALFGYSLQVYVDFSGYTDIAIGVALLMGYRLPQNFNSPYKAKSVAEFWKRWHMSLSSWLKDYLYIPIGGNREGSVFSYISLGVILAIVVLLAGKLILVPIFAILVLLFALLAHFFPNIKKHINTNINLMLTMLLGGLWHGASWQFIIWGGLNGVGLVIYKFWRKISPWEKRSNWMVNIWKIAITFSFITFTRVFFRSESMDVVRGMLHQIGTDFKLSMIPEVIVAYKWVFLMMLFGFVTHWLSYDLKDRAKNWFIESPMWVKAAISAIVVIIVYQSVSADMQPFIYFQF from the coding sequence TTGGACTTACTACAACAAATAGAATTAAAAGAACTGCTACGGAATATTTTTCTGTACGACAAAACGGCACCGCTAATATTTACACGCTTTTTCTTTTGGGCGTTTTTTGCTTTTGTGTTGGCCGGTTATTCATTGGTTTACAAAAATAAAAACCGAAGTGTACGCGCCGGGTATCTGTTCCTGGTAAGTTTGTTTTTCTACTACAAATCAAGCGGATTCTTTTTCTTTATTTTGCTATTCAGTACGCTCACCGACTTTTTTATTGGTAAAGGAATTTACAAATCGAAGAGTGATTTGACCCGGAAACTGCTGATTGCGGCGAGTGTAGTCATTAACCTTACTCTGCTGGCCTATTTTAAATATGCTTACTTTTTTATCGACAGTGTTAACCTAATGCTGGGCACCGATTTGCATGTGATTAATCATCTGGCACTGTGGGCCAACGAAGCAACGGGTACCCATTTCGAAGTAAACCAGATTTTGTTGCCGGTGGGTATTTCGTTTTTTACCTTTCAAACCATTAGTTATTCGGTTGATGTGTACCGCGGTGAAACCAAACCCGTAAATAACTTAATCGATTTTGGTTTTTATGTTTCGTTTTTTCCGCAGCTGGTTGCCGGTCCCATTGTTCGTGCATCGGGTTTTGTAAAGCAGATATACGAAGATTACCGCCTTTCGAAAGAAGAATTTGGCTGGGCTATTTTTATTATTCTGAAGGGATTAATTAAGAAAATATTTATTGGCGATTACATTGCCGTAAACTTTGTCGATCGTGTTTTTTCCGACCCTGTTACCCATTCGGGATTCGAAAATCTGATGGCATTATTTGGCTACTCGCTGCAGGTTTATGTCGATTTTTCAGGATATACCGACATTGCAATCGGAGTGGCGCTGTTAATGGGCTACCGCTTGCCGCAAAACTTTAATTCGCCTTATAAGGCAAAAAGTGTTGCCGAATTTTGGAAACGATGGCACATGTCGCTTTCGTCGTGGCTGAAAGATTATTTGTATATCCCGATTGGTGGAAACCGCGAAGGCTCGGTGTTTAGTTATATCAGCCTGGGTGTTATTCTGGCAATCGTCGTGCTTTTGGCCGGGAAGCTGATCCTTGTACCAATATTTGCTATCCTGGTACTGCTATTTGCTTTACTGGCGCATTTCTTCCCCAATATAAAAAAGCATATTAATACCAACATCAACCTGATGCTTACCATGTTGCTCGGAGGACTGTGGCACGGCGCATCGTGGCAGTTTATTATTTGGGGAGGACTAAACGGTGTAGGATTGGTGATCTATAAATTCTGGCGAAAAATAAGCCCGTGGGAGAAGCGAAGTAACTGGATGGTAAATATCTGGAAGATTGCCATAACATTTAGTTTCATCACCTTTACACGTGTATTTTTCCGCTCCGAATCGATGGATGTTGTGCGCGGAATGCTACACCAAATTGGCACCGACTTTAAGCTTTCGATGATTCCCGAAGTAATTGTAGCCTACAAATGGGTTTTCCTGATGATGTTGTTTGGTTTTGTAACGCACTGGCTGAGCTATGATTTGAAGGACCGGGCAAAAAACTGGTTTATCGAATCGCCAATGTGGGTAAAAGCAGCTATATCGGCTATTGTGGTAATTATCGTTTACCAATCCGTTTCGGCTGATATGCAACCCTTTATTTATTTCCAGTTCTAG
- a CDS encoding LysM peptidoglycan-binding domain-containing protein: MRRFEQNKPGSLTGIFVVLLLFVPLLNWGQDSITGEDFQYRLLQNIHQQVFEYPWDNAAFFPGKLELANRQTMKRELKDAKEYAHNPDVLETYFSVLDHLPTPDKAIFIKSFYYYQSEIKAELDKAGLGEDLQYLPATLSAFYSEANSSFKRAGVWQLTHFQGVLNGLQINKLIDERLHVSKATHAAVQELKKNEALFDHPKKAVLAFVFGKTEIKNLCSRAGGDDCSVNNLLEIAPKEMTDFMAAYQATAAFLSQNKFMPEQEPQKTAEAKVRIQTHFEQISAVLPISADELHFLNPQFPYSIIPEQASVTLPEKMKQDFLFLQDSIYNGVDSTLFEVVAQKIEYPPAPNRQYVGEKVKDLEIEGKTKIRYTIKSGDVLGFIAEDYDVRVADLKYWNNIYDERKIQAGKTLDIFVDDENADYFRGLQQQTAIKEKQKTVVPDFASATLPGIVIPESSRKVEHIVKSGESPYVIAQKYDGVTPEKILEWNSISDARKIQIGQKLIIYVQ; encoded by the coding sequence TTGAGACGATTCGAACAAAATAAGCCGGGTTCTTTAACAGGAATTTTTGTGGTTTTGCTGTTGTTTGTTCCCCTGTTAAATTGGGGGCAGGACAGTATAACCGGCGAAGATTTCCAATACCGGTTGCTGCAAAATATTCATCAGCAGGTTTTTGAATATCCATGGGATAATGCCGCTTTTTTCCCCGGGAAACTGGAGTTGGCAAACCGTCAAACGATGAAACGCGAACTCAAAGACGCGAAAGAATATGCACATAATCCGGATGTATTGGAAACTTATTTTTCCGTTTTAGATCATCTACCTACTCCCGATAAGGCAATTTTTATCAAGAGTTTCTATTATTATCAGTCAGAAATAAAAGCTGAGCTGGATAAAGCAGGTCTTGGTGAAGATTTGCAGTATTTGCCGGCAACTCTTTCTGCATTTTACAGCGAAGCTAACAGTTCGTTTAAAAGGGCAGGGGTATGGCAATTGACCCATTTTCAGGGGGTGCTGAATGGTTTGCAAATCAACAAACTTATTGATGAACGACTGCATGTTTCAAAAGCGACTCATGCCGCCGTTCAGGAATTGAAAAAAAATGAAGCGTTGTTTGATCATCCGAAAAAAGCTGTGCTGGCATTTGTTTTCGGAAAAACCGAGATTAAAAATCTTTGTAGTCGTGCGGGAGGTGATGATTGTTCGGTAAACAATCTACTGGAAATAGCACCAAAAGAGATGACTGATTTTATGGCAGCTTACCAGGCAACAGCCGCTTTCTTAAGCCAGAATAAATTTATGCCGGAACAGGAACCGCAAAAAACGGCAGAAGCAAAAGTACGCATACAAACGCATTTTGAGCAGATCAGTGCGGTGCTGCCGATTTCAGCCGATGAACTACACTTTTTAAATCCGCAGTTTCCCTATTCCATTATTCCTGAACAGGCATCGGTAACATTACCTGAGAAAATGAAACAAGACTTTTTGTTTCTGCAGGATTCCATATATAATGGTGTAGACTCAACCTTGTTTGAGGTGGTGGCGCAAAAAATCGAATATCCACCGGCACCCAATCGTCAGTATGTGGGCGAAAAGGTAAAGGATCTGGAAATAGAAGGAAAAACAAAAATCAGGTACACCATAAAATCGGGTGATGTACTTGGTTTTATCGCCGAAGATTACGATGTGCGCGTGGCCGATTTAAAATACTGGAACAACATTTACGACGAGCGCAAAATTCAGGCGGGAAAAACACTTGATATTTTTGTCGACGACGAAAACGCAGATTATTTTCGCGGACTTCAGCAACAAACAGCTATAAAAGAGAAGCAGAAAACTGTAGTTCCGGATTTTGCTTCAGCTACTTTACCGGGGATTGTAATTCCTGAGTCGTCAAGAAAAGTGGAACACATTGTAAAAAGCGGCGAGTCGCCGTATGTAATTGCACAAAAATACGATGGTGTAACGCCCGAGAAAATTCTGGAATGGAACAGCATCAGCGATGCGCGTAAAATTCAAATTGGTCAGAAATTAATCATCTACGTACAATGA
- a CDS encoding GDSL-type esterase/lipase family protein, with protein MEKKVKSTELRATSFEISVISNVVRDLFQRSFRLQVASYKWFINLVLQSLFNLHQSPKARSSQLVARSFSLFGLALILLIGTSVSAQQNSYFYHVNQYNFVRYDRNEMHYPGDRTNAERFYAKLEQLVNTGEGRVNIVQIGGSHIQAGSFSGQMRNRFQQLNGEMNAGWGFMFPYRMARTNSPFGYYIRYNGYWKTFRNVEGRKSGTLGVGGISATTSSPKAELTILLEDENELDYGFNKLRIYYENTAKNYTLNIDQDLVKNKVEADGYTDIELNEWVDSLQITLEKDYNSQGNFTLLGMTTESNPNGIMYHSIGVNGAHVPAFLRCQLFTDQLADLSPDLVILGLGINDAYGRKFSQARFEDHYDQLITKIKAAAPNALIVFTTNNDSYMYRRYVNKNGEKVKDSMFKMAKKYNAGVWDMFSVMGGLNSIVLWQKNGLAQSDKIHFTREGYLMIADLFFGALMKDFENFLIDKKEITINSYFEDGGEEGSFEGQITQSLTPSK; from the coding sequence ATGGAGAAGAAAGTAAAAAGTACCGAGCTACGAGCTACGAGTTTCGAGATCAGTGTCATCTCGAACGTAGTGAGAGATCTATTTCAACGAAGCTTCAGGTTACAAGTTGCAAGTTACAAGTGGTTTATCAATCTTGTTCTTCAATCTCTGTTCAATCTCCATCAATCTCCAAAAGCTCGTAGCTCGCAGCTCGTAGCTCGCAGCTTCTCTCTTTTTGGCCTTGCCCTAATCCTGCTCATCGGGACATCCGTTTCTGCGCAGCAAAACAGCTACTTCTACCACGTTAACCAATACAACTTTGTTCGTTACGACCGTAATGAAATGCATTACCCCGGAGACCGGACAAATGCTGAACGATTTTATGCAAAACTGGAACAACTGGTAAACACCGGCGAAGGACGTGTAAACATCGTACAAATTGGCGGTTCACACATTCAGGCCGGTTCGTTTTCGGGGCAAATGCGCAACCGTTTTCAGCAGCTTAACGGCGAAATGAATGCCGGTTGGGGATTTATGTTTCCGTACCGCATGGCACGCACCAATTCTCCTTTTGGCTATTATATTCGTTATAACGGTTATTGGAAAACATTCCGAAATGTTGAGGGCCGGAAAAGCGGAACACTTGGAGTGGGAGGCATTTCTGCAACAACATCGTCGCCTAAAGCCGAACTTACTATTTTACTGGAAGATGAAAACGAACTGGATTACGGTTTTAACAAACTGAGAATTTATTACGAGAACACAGCAAAGAATTACACCTTAAACATTGATCAGGATTTGGTGAAAAACAAGGTGGAAGCCGATGGATACACCGATATTGAACTGAATGAGTGGGTAGATAGTTTGCAGATAACGCTGGAGAAAGATTACAATTCGCAGGGTAATTTTACTTTGCTGGGAATGACCACCGAATCGAATCCAAATGGCATAATGTATCACAGTATCGGGGTAAACGGGGCACATGTTCCGGCATTTTTGCGTTGCCAGCTTTTTACCGATCAACTGGCCGATCTTAGTCCTGATCTGGTAATTCTCGGACTGGGAATTAACGATGCATACGGTAGAAAGTTTTCACAAGCCCGTTTCGAAGATCATTACGATCAACTTATCACCAAAATAAAAGCCGCTGCGCCCAACGCTTTAATTGTATTTACCACCAACAACGACAGTTACATGTATCGCCGCTACGTGAATAAAAATGGCGAAAAGGTTAAGGACAGCATGTTCAAAATGGCCAAAAAATACAATGCCGGTGTTTGGGACATGTTTTCGGTAATGGGAGGTTTAAATTCCATTGTACTGTGGCAAAAAAACGGTCTGGCGCAAAGCGATAAAATTCATTTTACCCGCGAAGGTTATTTAATGATAGCCGATTTGTTTTTTGGTGCACTGATGAAGGATTTTGAAAACTTTTTGATTGATAAAAAAGAAATTACAATAAACAGTTATTTCGAGGATGGAGGAGAGGAAGGAAGCTTTGAGGGGCAGATTACTCAGTCGCTTACTCCTTCGAAATGA
- a CDS encoding GDSL-type esterase/lipase family protein, whose product MKPLQTLTFTMSVIALLAGAMWLMPDDGFEVGEMTFHMPTFPEIMGVDDVEYTDVSEILAQQFEIDSLVDIELDTISGDTVLEVVHRADYDTLVQSVRRIEMTDLGRENMYRFFRHLKSDSLVRIMHYGDSQIEGDRITSFLRNKLQVKFGGTGVGLRPALQPYDYVFSAYQKNSDNWKRYPIYGKVDSTVEHSRYGVMGAFSRYAPLASDTIPFKDSIIYEAEMNVSKSDISYKRTREYENMRLFYGNTKRPVAVQLIARGDTVLNDTLLADTTYAVLECELPDSTSSVTLKFSGYDGPDVYGIELASKKGVIVDNIALRGSSGTIFTKADYQHSLKMYNDLNPKFFILQFGGNVIPYIKDKKAIERYGRWFGSQIQRINSLCPDAAILVIGPSDMSTKVKDKYVTYKHLPQVVEKLKQVALENNCAYWDMYEAMGGHNSMPSWVNAQPELARPDYVHFSARGARLVANMFYNALILEYNNYLEEEM is encoded by the coding sequence ATGAAGCCGTTACAGACATTAACATTTACTATGAGCGTAATTGCTTTGCTGGCAGGCGCAATGTGGCTAATGCCCGACGATGGTTTCGAGGTGGGCGAAATGACCTTCCATATGCCGACTTTCCCTGAAATAATGGGTGTTGATGATGTGGAATATACCGATGTATCGGAAATATTAGCCCAACAATTTGAAATTGATTCGCTGGTAGATATCGAACTGGATACCATTTCCGGTGATACGGTGCTTGAAGTCGTTCACCGGGCAGATTATGATACGCTGGTGCAATCGGTTCGCCGAATTGAAATGACCGATCTGGGGCGGGAGAACATGTATCGTTTTTTCCGTCATTTAAAAAGTGATTCACTGGTTCGTATCATGCATTACGGCGACAGCCAGATTGAAGGCGACCGCATCACCTCTTTCCTTCGAAACAAATTACAGGTGAAATTTGGAGGAACAGGAGTTGGTTTGCGCCCGGCTTTGCAACCATACGATTATGTTTTTAGTGCCTATCAAAAGAATTCCGACAATTGGAAGCGTTACCCGATTTACGGCAAAGTGGACTCAACAGTAGAACACAGTCGGTACGGAGTAATGGGGGCATTTTCGCGTTATGCGCCGTTGGCCAGCGACACAATTCCGTTTAAAGATTCGATTATCTACGAGGCGGAAATGAATGTCTCGAAATCAGATATATCCTACAAACGTACCCGCGAATACGAAAATATGCGGCTGTTTTACGGGAATACAAAACGCCCGGTTGCCGTGCAGTTAATTGCGCGTGGTGATACGGTTTTAAACGATACGCTTTTGGCCGATACAACCTACGCGGTGCTCGAGTGCGAATTACCCGATTCAACAAGCAGTGTTACACTAAAATTCTCGGGATACGATGGCCCGGATGTGTACGGAATTGAACTGGCCTCGAAAAAAGGAGTGATCGTTGATAATATTGCTCTGCGCGGAAGTTCAGGAACCATTTTTACAAAGGCGGATTATCAGCACAGCCTGAAAATGTACAACGATCTGAATCCCAAATTCTTTATTCTGCAGTTTGGCGGTAACGTTATTCCATACATAAAAGATAAAAAAGCGATTGAACGTTATGGCCGTTGGTTTGGAAGTCAGATACAACGAATTAATTCTTTGTGTCCCGATGCTGCCATTCTGGTAATCGGGCCAAGCGATATGTCGACAAAGGTGAAGGATAAGTACGTTACTTATAAACATTTGCCGCAGGTAGTAGAAAAGCTGAAACAAGTGGCACTCGAAAATAATTGTGCTTACTGGGATATGTACGAAGCGATGGGCGGACACAATAGTATGCCGTCGTGGGTGAATGCGCAACCTGAACTGGCACGCCCCGACTATGTGCATTTTTCGGCACGGGGAGCACGCCTGGTGGCCAATATGTTCTACAATGCATTGATTCTGGAGTACAACAACTATTTGGAGGAGGAGATGTAA